The following nucleotide sequence is from Planctomycetota bacterium.
CGCGGGCGAGGCCCATGTCGGCCAGCTTCACGACGCCGGCCCGCGTGATCATGATGTTCTTGGGCTTCACGTCGCGGTGGATGATGCCCCGCTCGTGGGCGTGCCCCAGCGCCCGGGCCACCTGCGAGACGATCTCGATCGCCTCGGCCTCTTCGTACCGCTTGTTCTTGACGATCTCGTCGTAGACGGTGCGGCCGTCGACGTACTCCATCACGAAGTAGTGGTACTCGCCGGCCTTGCCGACGTCGTAGGCCTGCACGATGTGCGGGTGGTTGAGCTGCGCCGCCGCGCGGCCCTCGGCGTAGAACCGCTCGATGAATTGCGGGTTGGCGCTCATCTTCCGCGGCAGCACCTTGATCGCCACCAGCCGGTCGAGGTTGAGCTGGCGGGCCTTGTAGACCGTGGCCATCGCGCCCGCACCGAGCTTGCCCAGCAGGCGGTAGCCGGGGATCTTCTGGCCGCTGCGCTCGGCGTCGATGATCTGCTTGAGGCGGGCGATCTGCCGCTTGGTGACGAAGTCGTGGTCGACCAGCTCGAAGGCGAGCGAACGCTGGCCGGCTTCCTCGTCCGGGGCCTTCTCGCGTGCGTCCTTGATCTTGTCGACGCACAGGTCGACCTCTTCGCGGGTCGCCAGGCCGTAGTCGACAACGAGGCGTCCGAGCGCGGTATCGACGTTGCTGCCGCCCTCGGCGACCTCCTTGAGGACGCGGTCGGGGTCGTCGGGCGTCGAGACGTTGCTCAGCGGCGTGACGCCGGTGCGGTCCATGGAGGGCAGGGCGGCGGTCTTCGCGGGCGCGCTGGTTTCCCCGGTGGCCGGCGCGTCGCGGCGGGGCGCGGGATCGGTGGCCGGACTGGGGCTGCCGTCGCTCATGGCTGCTTCGGACCTGGCATCTGGTCGGCTGGTGCTCCGACGGCCGCGCGGCATCGCGCCGCCGGCCGGGCGGGACGGAACATAGCGGCCCGCCGGTGTCTGGACAAATGCTCCGCGGGCCGGTGCGCCCGGCACCCCGCCGGGGGCATATCGACGCCAGCCGCGTGTGGCGATACCCGAAGGTCTCCCGCCGAGGGACGATTCGCATGCGGCCGCTGGCAGTTCGCGCCTTTCCCGGTCGCCACCCGAACGGACGCCCGCCGATAAGCCCGCTAGACTCGCGGCTCGGACCGACGCCGGCTCGACGCCGGAGGAGAGGGCGGACGGCCGATGGTGATCAGCGAATCCAGGCCGCGGAACCTGGGCTGGCTGCACGCCGGCCCGCTGCTCTACGGCGACTGGGGCACCAGCCGGCTGTACGTGCTGGGCCTGGCCTTCCTGTACACCGGGCACGCCAGCGTCATCTACCTCGCCGCCATCGGCGCGCTGATGATCGCCGTCAGCTGGGCCTACACGCACATCTGCCGGTGCTTCCCCGATGGCGGCGGTGTGTACTCGGCAGCACGGCAGCTCAGCCCGACGCTCTCGGTCGTGGGCGCCACGCTGCTGCTGAGCGGCTACATCATGACGGCCGCCATCAGCGTCATCGAGGCCTTCCACTACTTCGGGGTGCCCCACGGCCTCACGCTGCCGCTGGGCGTGATCACGATCGTGGGCATCGGGGTAGTGAACTGGCTGGGCTCGCGTCGCGCCGGCCAGTTCGCCCTGGTCATCGCCGTGATGGCCATGGTGGTGTCGGCGGTCCTGGCGGTGCTGGCGATCCCGCTGGTGGTGGACGGCCTGGGCACCATCTCGCTGGACTACTTCACCGAGGTCGGCCCCTTCGACGCCTGGGTGAGCTTCGCCAAGATCTGCCTGGCGCTCGCGGGCCTCGAAGCCGTCGCCAACATGACGGGCATCATGAAGAAGCCCGTCGCCAAGACCTCCCGGAAGACGATCTGGCCGGTGAGCCTCGAGGTCGTGGTGCTCAACATGGTTTTCGGCATCGCGCTGGCGGGGCTGAGCACCAACATCGCGACGACCTCCCCGGATGACCTGACCTACGGCCAGCAGCTCGCGATGTCGCAGCGGGCCATCGAGGTCGCCGTCGACGAGGGCTCGATCGAGCCGGCCGACGCCCAACGCATCGAGGAGGTCCGCGCCTACCGCGATACCGCCATGAAGGTGGTCGCGGCCGAGAGCGGCGAGCGATGGACGGGCAGCGAGACGGTCTCGCTGGTCTTCAGCAAGGTCGCGGGCATCACCTTCGGGCTGCTGCTGCTCAGCGCCACCAACACGGCCGTCATGGCGATGGTGTCGGTCCTGTTCGCGATGGCCCAGGATCGCGAGCTGCCCCGATCGCTGACGCGGCTGAACTACTCGGGCGTGCCCTGGATCGGGCTGATCGTGTCGGTCATCGTGCCCATCGGCGTCATCCTGGTCGAGCAGGACGTGCAGGTGCTCGCCAAGCTCTACGTGCTGGGCGTGTGCGGCGCCATCACGACCAACATCCTGTGCTGCGCCGTCAACCGCAAGCTGGAGCTGGGCCGCGGCGTGCGGATCGGCATGTGGATCATGGGCTCGGTGCTGGGCGCGGTCTCGCTGACCATCGCCGCTACGCAGCTCGAGTCGCTGGCGTTCAGCGGCGGGCTGGTGGCGCTGGTGCTCGGGCTGCGGCAGATCATGCAGTGGCAGCGCAAGGGCGGGCCCGAGCCCATCCCCGAACCGATCCGCGGCTGGCTGAGCGAGGTGAAGCGCGAGCCCATCGCGCTCGACGCCAACCGTCCGAGGATCATGCTCGCCGCCCGCGGCCGCTACCAGGCCGAATTCGCCTGCGACCTGGCCAAGAGCCGCGATGCGGTGCTGTTCGTGCTGTTCGTCCGCGTCTTCCGGGTGGGCGAATTTGGCCCGCTGCGGACGCCCAACATCGAGGAGGATTACGAGGCCCAGCAGGCCCTGGGCTCGACCATCGTGCTGGCGCGCGAACTGGGCGTTACGTGCATGCCCATCTACGTCACCAGCACCGAGATCGCCCCCGAGATCCTGGACTACACCGTGACCTACGGCTGCGACACGCTCATCATGGGCAAGAGCCGTCGATCGGTCTTCAGCCGCAAGATCGAGGGCGACGTCATCACCCGCGTGGCCGAGCACCTGCCCGACAACGTCTCGCTCATCACGCGGTCGGCCGACACGCCGCACGTCGCCCGGAGGCCCAAGCCCGAACCCGAGCCCGGTGCCGCGTCCGAGGCCGGAGCCGCGGACGACACGGGCGCGCCCCCCGCTCCTGGCAGGGACGCGGACGACACGCCGGCCTAGCGGCAATACGCTGCTGCATGACCGCGATGGACGCCACGGACGGCCGCCATGCTCCCGATTCGATGGCCCCGGACCCCGCCGACCCGCTGCTGAAGGACCTCACCGACGCCCAGCGGGAGGCGGTGCTGGCGACCGAGGGGCCCGTGCTGGTGCTGGCGGCCGCGGGCAGCGGCAAGACGCGGGTCATCACCCGCCGCATCGGCCAGCTCATCCGCCTGGGCGTACCTTCCTGGGCCATCCTGGCGCTGACCTTCACCAACAAGGCCGCCGCCGAGATGCGTGAGCGCGTCGGCCTGCTGCTGGGCGAGGACCCCCGGGCGACACGGGGCCTGACCGTCGGCACCTTCCACAGCCTGTGCGCGCGGCTGCTTCGGCGGTACGCCGACGACCCCGCGCTGCCGGACGTCCGCCCCGACTTCACCATCTACGACACGAGCGACCAAACGGCGCTGATGAAGCGGACCATCAAGGACCTGGAGCTGAATACCAGCAACTGGGCGCCCCGGTCGGTGCTCGGCACGATCAGCAACGCCAAGAACGAGCTGCTGGACGCCGACGCATACGCCGCGCGGGCCAGCGACTTCTACGAGAAGCAGGTGGCCCGCATCTACTCGGCCTACCACGCCGCGATGCGAGACGCGGGCGCCGTCGACTTCGACGACCTGCTGCTGCTGACTGCTCAGCTCCTCCGCCGCAGCGAGCGGGCGCGCACGGAGCTCCGCGACCGCTGGCAGTACCTGCTGATCGACGAGTACCAGGACACCAACCGGGCGCAGTTCGAGATCGCGGCGCTGCTGGCGGGCGAGGCGGGCAAGGACGGCCGGGGCGAGAACGGCCCCAACTTCTGCGTCGTGGGCGACCCGGACCAGTCTATCTATGGCTGGCGGGGCGCCGACATCAGCAACATCCTCGAATTCGAGAAGCAGTACCCGGCCTGCCGCGTCATCCCGCTCGGCGAGAACTTCCGCTCGACGGGCGCGATCCTGCGCACCGCCGACACGCTGATCCGCCAGAACCAGGTCCGCAAGCACAAGGACCTGTTCACCAGCGGCGACGCGGGCGAAGCCGTCGAGGTCACGCTGTGCCAGGACGAGCGGCACGAAGCCGAACTGGTAGCCGACTGGCTGGAGGCCCGCGGTGAGGACGGCCTGCCCTGGCGGGACATGGCGGTGTTCTACCGCACCAACGCGCTCAGCCGCGTGATGGAGGACGCGCTGCGGAGCCACGGCTTGCCCTACCGCATTGCGCGGGGTACGGCCTTCTACGACCGCGAGGAGGTCAAGAACGCCATTGCCTACCTCCGCGTGGTCGCCAACCCGGCCGACGGCGTCTCGCTGGCGCGGATCGTCAACACGCCCAGCCGCGGCATCGGCAAGACGAGCCTCGACCGCCTCGACGCCGCCGCCACCCACGCCGGCATCCCGATGTTCGATGCCCTCCGCGATCCGCAGCAGCACGCCGAGGTCACGCCCCGGTCGGCCAACGCCTGCAGGGAGTTCGTGGCGATGATCGAAGGCTGGACGGGCCACGGCACGTTCATGGGGGCGGAAGTGAGCACCTCGCTGGCCGACCTGGTGGCCCGGGTGATCGACGACAGCGGACTCCGCCCGATGTACGCCAAGCGAGCGGCCGGCTCCCGGGGGGCGGGCGGCGAGGAGGACGAGTCCCGCCTGGACAACCTCGACCAGGTCATTAGCGGGGCCGCGGAGTTCGAGCAGGAGTACGACCCCGCGGGCGATCCACTGGCGTTCACCGACGCCGAGCGGGCACAGGCGGGCGACGACGCCGAGACGCCCCCGCTTCTGGCGATGCTCCGCGCGTGGCTCGAGACCGTCGCGCTCGTGAGCGACCAGGACGCGGTCGACGCGGCGGGCGGCGCGGTCACCCTCATGACCCTGCACGCCAGCAAGGGGCTGGAGTTTCCCGCCGTGGCGATGATCGGGCTCGAGGAGGGCACGCTGCCCCACAGCCGCGCCCGCGAGAGCGACGCCGAGCTCGAGGAAGAGCGGCGGCTGTGCTTCGTGGGCATCACCCGCGCCATGACGCGGCTGCTCATGACCTCTGCCCGCATCCGCAGCGTGCGGGGCGTGCCCGAGCGAACCATCCCCAGCCGCTTCCTGGGCGAACTCGGCGCAGAGGGCGACGAGCACCTGCGAGTCAGCGACCAGGGCGACCCCACCGCCATCGACCATGCCGATCCCTGGGGCGATCGACCCGCACGGCGCTCGGGCGTCCACAACGCCGACGCGCCGCGGCCCGGCCAGACCTACGCCGTGGGCAGCAAGGTGCGGCATCCGCAGTTCGGCGTGGGCACCGTGGTCTCCTGCGGCACGGGCCGGGGCGCCCGGGCCCGCGTGGACTTCGTCGGGCTGGGTGTCAAGACGCTGATCCTCGAGTACGCGCGGCTGACGCCGGCCGACTGATCTTGGAACGCTCCGTAGCGGCCCTCCGGCCGCACACTCGCTTGTATACGGCCTCGCCGGAGTGAATCCGGCGGGCCTCTGCGCACGCATGGGGACCATTGGAAGCCAGAGCGCTCTAGCCGCCGGTCCGACGCGCGGCGTCGTCCTCCCGCCCGACGAACCACCACGCGGCGAGCTCGCGGCGGCCCGCGTTGGCCGCCGTCCGCCGGCTTGGGGTGTTGCGGCCGGCGATGGTGCCGAACAGCGGCAGCGCCGCGTTGGCGGCGTCGCGATCAACGAGCCGCCGCGCGAGTGCGCGCTGGGCGGCCGCCGCGGTGCCCCGCCCCGCCGCCCAGCCCGCAACGCACTCCTCGACGACCAGCCAGCCGTCGAGGCCTTGCCAGTCGATCCGCTGGACGGCGAGGAGGCCGGCGGGCGGCGAGGGCTGTCCCGGGAGCCGCCAGAACAGCACGGCGCCGTCCCTCGCGCAGTCCTCGAACTCCGCGCGGTCCGACGGCCGCACGTCCGCGCACAGCGACGGATCGCGGTCACCGAAGGCGTCGTAGCAATCGGCCTGGAATTCCAACGCGTCGTCGATGGACGCCTCGGCGAGTTCCACGGCCGCGGCCTCCGATGCAACATCGCCCAGCGGGGCCGCGATCAGCACCTGGTCGATCTCGGCGTGCCACCCCCGTGCCAGCTCGGGAGCATCCAGGCCGGCGCGGAGCATGCGGACCCGCCGTGGATCGAAGCGGGCGAAGGCGTGCATGCCGCACTCGGCCGCGGCGGCCAAGGCCGGACCAGTCTCCAGCAACGCGTCGTCCCACGCGATCATCTCGACGAAGGGCAGCCTCGGGTCCATGCCCTCGTGGCGGATGCCGCAGAGCAGCACCCCGTCGCCGATTTGGACGAGGCGGTTCTGGAAGTCGCACGGCAGGCCGGCGCGGTGGTGCGACGCGCGCTCGACGGCCACGATGCGGTTCGTGCACCAGTCGAGCTGCTCATCGAGCACCGCGGCCCGTGCGGTCTCGATCTCGATGGCGGTCCGCCAGGCGTGCATCTCGGGCGGCAATCGCGAAACATCGGCCGCCAGCAGCCGTCGACGCAGCTTGGAGGAATCGGACGTCACGTCGTTCATGCCGCACGCAGGATAGTGATGGCCCGCGGTAGATGCCGGGATTCCCGGCGTTCCATGCCGCAGAACCCCGACGCGCCGGCGCCGCAACCGGCGGTTTGCCTTGCAAGCGACGGGCGGCTCGAGTGCCATACGTAACATTCCGTGCCGTAAGAGCCGTGTGCCAATTTCGAGCACGCTCGTGCGTCGTTCGAGGCGGCACGGGCCGCCCGGCTCACCACGAACCGAGCATCATCAGGAAGGAAGCAACCCGTGACCACCGAGACGCCCTGGCGCCCGCAGGACATGATCGAGGACAACCCGATCCACCTCGCGGAGGATGCCGTCCGCGCCATCGCCCCCGAACTCGACAAGCACCTCGCGGCCACCTTCGTGCTCTTCCATCAGTACCAGAAGCACCATTGGTTGGTCGAAGGGCCGCAATTCCGCGACATCCACATCTTCCTTGAGGACGGCTACAACGAGCTGCACAAGTACGCCGACATGATCGCCGAGCGGATGACCGCGATCGGCGGCATCCCGACCAGTTCGCCGTCCAACATGGCCGAGCTCTCCTATATCGAGCACGAGCCAGAGGGCGTGTTCCGCATCCGCGACATGCTGTCGCGCGACCGCGAGGCGGAGGGCGAGATGGCGAGGCGGCTGCGGGAGACCATCCGCCTGTGCACCGAGCACGGCGACTTCGGCACCGAGACGCTGCTCAAGAAGACGCTGCTGAAGGTCGAGGACAGGGCCCACCACCTCGACCACTTCCTGGGCGAGGATTCGCTCGGACTTGCGCTCTAGGCATCGGCGTCCCGAGTCACCGGGCGATCGCAGCCCGGCGACTCCCGGCCGATCACGATGACCCGCCTCGACGTTGCCGCTTGATCTGGCAGGATGCGCTCCGCCAGCCATTGCGCGCCGCACTCGGAGCAACGCACGCGATCGAGCGGCTCGCACGCCGGCGGGCGGTGCATCGCGTAGCCGCACGAGCCGCAGCGCCCCTTGCGGAGCAGACCCGAGACCACGCGACTGGCGTAGCGCTGCCGCGCCCGCGCGGCGATAACGCCTCCACCGATCACGCCGCCCAACGCCGCCATCACGAATGGCGTATGGGCCGCGAAGCCGAGCGTCCGCCAGCCCTCGTTGAGAAACAGCACCGCCAGCAGCATCGCACCAACGACCAGACCCGCGGTCACTACGGCGTGGGCCGTGCACGCCGCCCGAAGAACGGTGGCGACGGCCCGACCGCGGTGAGGCTCGCCGCCCGCAATCGCCGACTCGGCCAAGGCGAACGCGTAGCAGGGCTCGCCCGCGTCGTCGCCGGTCTCGATCCGCGGCAGCACGATCCTACCCGATCTCGAAGCGGCACCGCAGGCCGAACGCCTGGGTGAACAGCTCGCTCTTCCGCTGCGCCCCCCAGATGTCGGTCGCCACGTCCGTCGGCGCGTCGACGACGAATACGACGGAATTCCCGTCGATGCGGACCACGACGCGTTCGACGATCTGCGTGTGGGTGCGATCGAGGCCGTCGGCGACGCGGAGGATGGCCGCAAGCCGGCGGACGACCTTCCGCTCGTGCGCGTCCAACGCGGCGTAGGCATCGTGGCTTGGCTTGGGATGGCTGCGGCGATGGTACCTCGCGATGTTGGCGATCAGCTCCCGCTCCCGCGGGCCATAACCGTCCAGTTCGCTGTTGGCGATGATGTAGTAGCTGTGCTTGTGGTGCTTGGAGTGGTTGACGAGGTAGCCGATGTCGTGCAGCACGCCGGCGGCCTCGAGCAGCGTCCGCGCCTCGGCGTCCAGCCCGGTGTGCCCGTCGAGCACGATCGGGTGCGCCGGCGCCTGCGGCGCGAGCTCGCCGGCGAGTGCCGGCACCCGCTCGGCCAGCTGGTCGAAGATCTGCAGCGCCAGCCCGGTCACGTGCTCGCTGTGGGCCTCGTGGTACCGGCAGGTGCGGGCAAAGCGGCGGAGCGAGGCCGAGCGGCCGGCCTGCGCCGGCGGCCGGCGACGCGTCCGCTCGTGGATCATCTCGAGCATCAACCCATCGCGGATGCCGCGGTCGTGCACGACCAGCTCGGGCGCGGCGAGCACGTCCATGAGCGCCTCCACGATCGCGGCGCCGGGCACGATGATGTCGTAGCGATCCTTGGAAAGGCCCGGCACGTCCTTGCCGCGGCGGATGAGCTCGCGGACGGCGTCGAGCGTCTTGCCGACCTCGGCCCGGCTGAGCCGCTGGCCCTGCACGCTCTCGATGGGCCGGCCGATGGAGGCCTGGTGGATCGCCGCGAGGGCCGCGTAGGTCCCGCCCGTGCCGTAGAGGACCGTGGGCCGCAGCGGGAGCCGGCCGACGGCCGCCTCGATGGAGCCTCGCAGGAACTGCCGCATCTCCTCGAAGTGCTCGCCGCGGCTGCCGTCGGCTCCGCCGAAGCGCTCGGTCATCCGCACGGCACCAATCTTGAGGCCCACGATCTTCTCGATGGCGCCCGCACGGCTGAAGACGAGTTCGGTCGAGCCACCGCCGATGTCCGCGACGGCGAACTGCCGACCGGCGACGTCGAAGGCGCCCACGACGCTCTTGTGCGCCAGGCGGCCCTCCTCGTCCGGGCCGATCACCTGCATCGCGAGGTTGCTGACGCGGCGGACGCCCTCGATCAGCTCCTGGCCGTTGCGGGCTTCCCGGGCCGCGGACGTGCCGATGACCCGGATCTCGGCGACGCCGTAGCCGATGGCGATCTGCTTCATCCGCTCGATGGCGTCGATGGCCTGCTCGATGCGGTCGGGCGCGATCATCCCCGTCTCGCCCAGCCCGTGGCCCAGCCTGGGGGTGACCTTCTCGTCGTCGAGGATGCGATAGCCGCCCTCGCCGTCGTGCTCGGCCACGATCAGGCGGATGGAGTTGGTGCCGACATCGATGGCGGCGAGCCGCAGCGGGCCGGTGGTCGCGGGATGGGGCGCGGCGGAGGCGGCCCGGCGGGCGTCGGCATCGGCGTTGGCATCCAGCGTGCTCATCGGCCATGGAAGGTTAGCACGGCTGGCTCGCTCTATGATGGACGGCGGCGGCGGTGGTCCGCCCGATAGCCATCCCCGCCATCGCAAAGGAACGCTGCCCGGCATGCTCGAACGACTCTCCGAAGGCTTCCAGAACGCCCTCCGCTCGCTCAGTGGCAAGGGCGAGATCTCCGAGAAGAACGTCCGCGAGGCGATGGCCGACGTCCGCGAGAGCCTGCTCGAGGCCGACGTGGCGCTCGAGGTCGTCGAGAACTTCTGCGCCGAGGTCATCGAGGAAGCCAAGGGCACTCGCGTCACCCAGTCGGTCAAGCCCGGCGAGGAGATGATCAAGATCGTGCACGATCGCCTCGTCGAGGTGCTCGGCGGCACGCCCGGCGAGGCCAGCGACCCCGGCGTGCAGGCCTACGGCCCTGGGCCCACGGTCATCATGATGTGCGGGCTGCAGGGCAGCGGCAAGACGACCACCTGCGGCAAGCTGGCCGCGTGGCTCAAGAAGAAGGACCAGTCCACGACGCTCGTCGCGGCCGACCTGCAGCGGCCGGCGGCCGTCGAGCAGCTCGAGACCGTCAGCGCCCAGATCGCCGAACTGCCGGGCAGCGCCCCGGTGCGCTTCCACGGCGAGCTGGATCAGGTCGGCGCGTACGGCGAGCGTGTTGGCGTCGCCGTCGATGTGTGCAAGCGGGGCCTCAAGCGGGCCAAGGCCGACGGCAGCGATTGGGCGATCCTCGATACCGCCGGGCGGCTGCACGTCGACGACGACCTGATGGGCGAGCTGGCCCGCATCAAGCGGGCGGTCAATCCCCACTACATCTTCCTCGTCGTCGACAGCATGACCGGCCAGGACGCCGTCCGCAGCGCCAAGGCCTTCCACGACCAGCTGGGCATCGACGGCGTCATCCTGACCAAGTTCGACAGCGACACGCGGGGCGGGGCGGCGCTCAGCGTCCGCCGCGTCACGGGCGCCACCGTCCGTTTCGTGGGCACGGGCGAGGGGCCGACGGCGCTCGAGCCCTTCCACCCCGAGCGCTTCGCGGGCCGCATCCTGGGCATGGGCGACGTCGTGTCGCTCGTCGAGCGCGCCCAGGAGGAGGTCTCCGAGGAGGAGGCCGAGAAGCTCCAGAACAAGATGATGCGCGGCGAGATGGGGATGGACGACTTCCTCAAGCAGCTCAAGACCATCCGCCGGCTGGGGCCCATGAAGCAAGTGCTCGGCATGCTGCCGGGCGTGGGCAGCATGCTCAAGGACGTGAACATCGAGGACCGCGAGCTCGACCGCATCGAGGCGCAGATCCAGTCGATGACCGAGGACGAGCGGGCCAAGCCCAGGCTCATCGACCACTCGCGCCGCAAGCGGATCGCCCGGGGCGCGGGCGTGGATCAGCCCACCGTGGCCAAGCTCGTCAAGCAGTTCAACATGATCAACCAGCTCACCCGCAGCATGGGCGACATGAGCGCTAAGGGCAAGATGAGCGCGATGAGCAGCATGGCCGCCTCCGCGGGCGGGGCCGAGACCGCCTTCGGCGGCGCGGGCGGCATGCCGGCGCTCACCCGCCGCAAGGGCACCAAGTCGGGCGGCAAGAGCTTCAAGCAGCGCAAGAAGCGGAAGTAGGCCGATCGGGCTTGCACTCGCCCCCCCGCGTGCGGTCTAATGCCCCGGGAGGGCGACGAGATGCAACGAATGGCGGGAGCTGTGGCGGTCCTCCTCGGGTCGGGCACCCTGGCCCAATCCGCGGTGCTCATCGAGATCGACGACCCGGTGCTCGAACCCGGCGTGTCGACCGGCGTGCTGCTGTCTGCCGCCTTCCCGGCAACCGACTACGCGATGTGCTGCATCCTGACGGACCTGCTGGCCTCGAGCGACGCCGGCACGTGGAGCGACCTGGAGGTCGTTGCGCCCATGGACGGCCCGGGCGCCAGCGCCGGCGCCGTCACGCCCGCGGGCATCGAGGGCATCCTG
It contains:
- a CDS encoding serine/threonine-protein kinase; translation: MSDGSPSPATDPAPRRDAPATGETSAPAKTAALPSMDRTGVTPLSNVSTPDDPDRVLKEVAEGGSNVDTALGRLVVDYGLATREEVDLCVDKIKDAREKAPDEEAGQRSLAFELVDHDFVTKRQIARLKQIIDAERSGQKIPGYRLLGKLGAGAMATVYKARQLNLDRLVAIKVLPRKMSANPQFIERFYAEGRAAAQLNHPHIVQAYDVGKAGEYHYFVMEYVDGRTVYDEIVKNKRYEEAEAIEIVSQVARALGHAHERGIIHRDVKPKNIMITRAGVVKLADMGLARAMSDKEAAEAEAGKAFGTPFYISPEQIRGETSIGPEADIYSLGATLYHMVTGTVPFDGKNPTSVMHKHLKSEVLAPDQVNPRLSGGISEIIEMMLAKKRENRYRTVQDLLSDLEVVKAGKPPPLAHRGLDEADLATLSQTSAIPPAVDDPARSDADSGGDVRMPLLFALVAALVLSVVFNVLQLLA
- a CDS encoding amino acid permease, translated to MVISESRPRNLGWLHAGPLLYGDWGTSRLYVLGLAFLYTGHASVIYLAAIGALMIAVSWAYTHICRCFPDGGGVYSAARQLSPTLSVVGATLLLSGYIMTAAISVIEAFHYFGVPHGLTLPLGVITIVGIGVVNWLGSRRAGQFALVIAVMAMVVSAVLAVLAIPLVVDGLGTISLDYFTEVGPFDAWVSFAKICLALAGLEAVANMTGIMKKPVAKTSRKTIWPVSLEVVVLNMVFGIALAGLSTNIATTSPDDLTYGQQLAMSQRAIEVAVDEGSIEPADAQRIEEVRAYRDTAMKVVAAESGERWTGSETVSLVFSKVAGITFGLLLLSATNTAVMAMVSVLFAMAQDRELPRSLTRLNYSGVPWIGLIVSVIVPIGVILVEQDVQVLAKLYVLGVCGAITTNILCCAVNRKLELGRGVRIGMWIMGSVLGAVSLTIAATQLESLAFSGGLVALVLGLRQIMQWQRKGGPEPIPEPIRGWLSEVKREPIALDANRPRIMLAARGRYQAEFACDLAKSRDAVLFVLFVRVFRVGEFGPLRTPNIEEDYEAQQALGSTIVLARELGVTCMPIYVTSTEIAPEILDYTVTYGCDTLIMGKSRRSVFSRKIEGDVITRVAEHLPDNVSLITRSADTPHVARRPKPEPEPGAASEAGAADDTGAPPAPGRDADDTPA
- a CDS encoding UvrD-helicase domain-containing protein; this translates as MTAMDATDGRHAPDSMAPDPADPLLKDLTDAQREAVLATEGPVLVLAAAGSGKTRVITRRIGQLIRLGVPSWAILALTFTNKAAAEMRERVGLLLGEDPRATRGLTVGTFHSLCARLLRRYADDPALPDVRPDFTIYDTSDQTALMKRTIKDLELNTSNWAPRSVLGTISNAKNELLDADAYAARASDFYEKQVARIYSAYHAAMRDAGAVDFDDLLLLTAQLLRRSERARTELRDRWQYLLIDEYQDTNRAQFEIAALLAGEAGKDGRGENGPNFCVVGDPDQSIYGWRGADISNILEFEKQYPACRVIPLGENFRSTGAILRTADTLIRQNQVRKHKDLFTSGDAGEAVEVTLCQDERHEAELVADWLEARGEDGLPWRDMAVFYRTNALSRVMEDALRSHGLPYRIARGTAFYDREEVKNAIAYLRVVANPADGVSLARIVNTPSRGIGKTSLDRLDAAATHAGIPMFDALRDPQQHAEVTPRSANACREFVAMIEGWTGHGTFMGAEVSTSLADLVARVIDDSGLRPMYAKRAAGSRGAGGEEDESRLDNLDQVISGAAEFEQEYDPAGDPLAFTDAERAQAGDDAETPPLLAMLRAWLETVALVSDQDAVDAAGGAVTLMTLHASKGLEFPAVAMIGLEEGTLPHSRARESDAELEEERRLCFVGITRAMTRLLMTSARIRSVRGVPERTIPSRFLGELGAEGDEHLRVSDQGDPTAIDHADPWGDRPARRSGVHNADAPRPGQTYAVGSKVRHPQFGVGTVVSCGTGRGARARVDFVGLGVKTLILEYARLTPAD
- the dpsA gene encoding DNA starvation/stationary phase protection protein DpsA; this encodes MTTETPWRPQDMIEDNPIHLAEDAVRAIAPELDKHLAATFVLFHQYQKHHWLVEGPQFRDIHIFLEDGYNELHKYADMIAERMTAIGGIPTSSPSNMAELSYIEHEPEGVFRIRDMLSRDREAEGEMARRLRETIRLCTEHGDFGTETLLKKTLLKVEDRAHHLDHFLGEDSLGLAL
- a CDS encoding Ppx/GppA phosphatase family protein encodes the protein MSTLDANADADARRAASAAPHPATTGPLRLAAIDVGTNSIRLIVAEHDGEGGYRILDDEKVTPRLGHGLGETGMIAPDRIEQAIDAIERMKQIAIGYGVAEIRVIGTSAAREARNGQELIEGVRRVSNLAMQVIGPDEEGRLAHKSVVGAFDVAGRQFAVADIGGGSTELVFSRAGAIEKIVGLKIGAVRMTERFGGADGSRGEHFEEMRQFLRGSIEAAVGRLPLRPTVLYGTGGTYAALAAIHQASIGRPIESVQGQRLSRAEVGKTLDAVRELIRRGKDVPGLSKDRYDIIVPGAAIVEALMDVLAAPELVVHDRGIRDGLMLEMIHERTRRRPPAQAGRSASLRRFARTCRYHEAHSEHVTGLALQIFDQLAERVPALAGELAPQAPAHPIVLDGHTGLDAEARTLLEAAGVLHDIGYLVNHSKHHKHSYYIIANSELDGYGPRERELIANIARYHRRSHPKPSHDAYAALDAHERKVVRRLAAILRVADGLDRTHTQIVERVVVRIDGNSVVFVVDAPTDVATDIWGAQRKSELFTQAFGLRCRFEIG
- the ffh gene encoding signal recognition particle protein, with protein sequence MLERLSEGFQNALRSLSGKGEISEKNVREAMADVRESLLEADVALEVVENFCAEVIEEAKGTRVTQSVKPGEEMIKIVHDRLVEVLGGTPGEASDPGVQAYGPGPTVIMMCGLQGSGKTTTCGKLAAWLKKKDQSTTLVAADLQRPAAVEQLETVSAQIAELPGSAPVRFHGELDQVGAYGERVGVAVDVCKRGLKRAKADGSDWAILDTAGRLHVDDDLMGELARIKRAVNPHYIFLVVDSMTGQDAVRSAKAFHDQLGIDGVILTKFDSDTRGGAALSVRRVTGATVRFVGTGEGPTALEPFHPERFAGRILGMGDVVSLVERAQEEVSEEEAEKLQNKMMRGEMGMDDFLKQLKTIRRLGPMKQVLGMLPGVGSMLKDVNIEDRELDRIEAQIQSMTEDERAKPRLIDHSRRKRIARGAGVDQPTVAKLVKQFNMINQLTRSMGDMSAKGKMSAMSSMAASAGGAETAFGGAGGMPALTRRKGTKSGGKSFKQRKKRK